In one Pogona vitticeps strain Pit_001003342236 chromosome 14, PviZW2.1, whole genome shotgun sequence genomic region, the following are encoded:
- the LOC144584775 gene encoding uncharacterized protein LOC144584775: protein MTNQPAQPASPASQTCQPVQPVSPASQTNKKSQPDQAARPASQICQPVQPASSARQTNRKSQPDLPASPASHSSQPDQQDQPTSPASQTNKTNQPVQPARPASQSSQPARPTRPASQSSQPDLPASPDRQTDQQDQPASQPDLPASPDRQTDQQDQPASQSSQPDLPSSPASQPDQQDQPASQSSQPDQQDQPARPARPASQTCCWVSSEKEMYSEEDFVMETLDQLLQDAQHITENPENQRGGERKNRNAPKSWTDSQRLRRCLCTCWQGTPEEEQPPTPPARVKEQPKAGQHQPDPNLRDSEVSSISVGHHQRHHRENGRVTAGKTPNCKNGRETSTVSGLFPHL from the exons ATGACCAaccagccagcccagccagccagtccagccagccagacctgccagccagtccagccagtcagtccagccagccagaccAACAAGAAAAGCCAGCCAGACCAGGCAGCCAGACCTGCCAGCCAGATctgccagccagtccagccagccagttcaGCCAGACAGACCAACAGGAAAAGCCAACCAGAcctgccagccagtccagccagccactCCAGCCAACCAGACCAACAAGACCAGCCAACCAGTCCAGCTAGCCAGACCAACAAGACcaaccagccagtccagccagccagacctgccagccagtccagccagccagccagaccaACAagaccagccagccagtccagccagccagaccTGCCTGCCagtccagacagacagacagaccaacaagaccagccagccagccagccagacctgCCTGCCagtccagacagacagacagaccaacaagaccagccagccagccagtccagccagccagacctgccatccagtccagccagccagccagaccaACAAGACCAGCCAgctagccagtccagccagccagaccAACAAGACCAGCCAGCCAGaccagccagaccagccagccagaCCTGCTGTTGG GTATCCTCggaaaaggagatgtacagcgaGGAGGATTTCGTGATGGAGACTCTCGATCAACTGCTCCAG GATGCGCAGCACATCACCGAGAATCCAGAGAAtcaaaggggaggagaaagaaaaaacag aAATGCTCCCAAGAGCTGGACCGACTCCCAGCGTCTGAGGAGGTGCCTCTGCACCTGCTGGCAAGGGACCCCTGAAGAGGAGCAGCCGCCCACCCCACCTGCGAG GGTCAAGGAGCAGCCAAAGGCAGGCCAGCATCAGCCAGACCCCAATCTCCGGGATTCGGAGGTCTCTTCG ATCTCTGTAGGACACCACCAAAGGCACCATAG GGAAAATGGCAGAGTCACAGCTGGAAAGACTCCGAACTGCAAGAACGGGAGAGAGACAAGCACTGTTTCTGGTCTTTTCCCCCATCTGTAa